The Actinomycetota bacterium genome segment GTGCGGCTTGCTCGCGAGAATCCGCGGTTGGGCTACCAACGGATCCACGGCGAGTTACTGCGCCTAGGCGTTCGGGTGTCGGCCAGCTCGATCAGGCGGGTGCTGCGCGCCCACGGCCTTGACCCGGCGCCCCGCCGCACTGCAACGAGTTGGCGGGCGTTCCTGCGCCAGCAGGCCGCCGGGATCATGGCGTGCGACTTCTTCACCGTCGACACGGTCTTCCTGCAGCGCGTATATGTGCTGTTCGTCATCGAACTCGGAAGCCCGACGGGTGCACCTGGTCGGCGTCACCGCTCACCCGACTGGGTGGTGGGTTGCCCAGCAGGCCCGCAACCTGGTCGCCGTCCTCGACGACCGGGCCACCGCGTTCAAATTCCTGATCCGCGACCGGGACACCAAGTTCAGCAGGGCGTTCGACGACGTGTGGCGCTCGACCGGCACTGAGGTCATCCGCACACCGGTCCAGGCACCCAACGCCAACGCCGTCGCCGAACGGTGGGTCGGCAGCGTGCGCCGAGAGTGTCTTGACCAGCTGCTGATCGTCGGCTGCCGGCAGCTTGCTGGTGTACTGCGAGTCTATGTGGAGCACTACAACCGGCACCGTCCGCACCGCAGCCTTGGTCACATGGCGCCCGTGCCGTCGGTGCTAGCAGAACCGAAGGGCGGATCAATCCTTGGCCGGTTGCGCCGGCGTGACCTGCTCGGTGGACTAATTCATGAGTATGAGCCGGCAGCATGAAGAGCTGACTTCAGGCACCCCACGGGGTCGGGCTAGGGCGACTGGCCGCTATCTGCTGGCGCCGAGCTTGACCTGGTCGCCGGGCTGCACGCCCGCCGCCTCCTGGGCGGCCTGCCCGGCCGCGACCCGCTCGGGGATCATCGGGCCGTCGCCGGAGGGGTCGATGATCCCCGCCTCTAGCCAGGTGTAGTCGCCGCGCAGGACGCGCTGGGCGGCCGCGTAGTCGCCGGTGTCGTCGTTTGCCCACAGGTCGTGGAACAGCCGGTCGACCCGGCGGCGGGCGCCCCGGCAGAACAGCTCGGCCAGCTCGACTGCACCCTCGGCTTCGGGCATTTGGTCGTCGAGCAGCATCTGGGTCCGCACGCAGGTGGCGCTGATCGCGAACAGCTCGGCGCCGATGTCCACGATCCGGCCCAGGAACCGCTGCTTGCGGTCCAGCCGGCCCTGCCAGCGGGCCATGCCGTAGAAGGTCGAGCGGGCGAGCCGCCGGCTTGCCCGCTCCATAAAGCGCAGGTGGGTGGCGAGGGCACCGAACTCCTCGAAACCGCCGGGGGTGTAGCCCTTGCCGACGGTCAGCTGGGGCAGCCAGCGGGCGTAGAAGCGGCTGGCTGACGCGGCCGCCCTGGCCTTGCCGCCGAGGCCGGTCTCCGGGTCGATCAGGCCGCCGGCGACCGAGAGGTGCTGGTCGACCGCCTCGCGGGCGATGAACAGGTGCATGATCTCGGTCGAGCCCTCGAAGACGCGGTTGATCCGCAGGTCGCGCAGACCCTGCTCGGCGCCGACCGGGCGCTCGCCGCGGGCGGCCAGCGAGGTGGCCGTCTCATAGCCGCGCCCGCCGCGCAGCTGGACCAGCTCGTCGGCGACCAGCCAGGCCATCTCGGAGGTGTACAGCTTGGTCAGGGCGGCCTCGATGCGGATGTCGTTGCGCTTGTCGTCGGCCAGCGCGCTGGCCAGCTCCAGCATCGACTCCATCCCGTAGGCCATGCCGGCGATGAACGCGACCTTGGCGGCGACGGCCTCGTGCTTGCCGATCGGCTTACCCCACTGGACCCGCTCGTTGCACCACTGGCGGGCGATCCTGAGCGACCACTTGGCCGCCGCGCAGCAGATGGCGGGCAGGGACAGCCGCCCCGTGTTGAGCGTCTGCAGCGCGATCTTGAGCCCGCGGCCTTCCTCGCCGAGGCGGTCGGCGGCCGGGACGCGGACGTTGTCGAAGACGGTGACGCCGTTCTCGATCCCGCGCAGCCCCATGAACTGGTTGCGGTGGGTGACGGTGATCCCGGGCGTGTGGGCGTCGACCACGAACGCGGTGATGCCGCCCCGGTGCCCTTGGGAGCGGGGCACGACCGCCATCACCACCAGCATGTCGGCGATCACACCGTTGGTGGTCCACAGCTTGGAGCCGTTGAGCACATACGCGCTGCCGTCCTCGGTCGGTGTGGCGGTGGTGCGCATGCGGGCCGGGTCGCTGCCCACGTCAGGCTCGGTCAGCAGGAACGCGCTGACCTGGTCCCTGGCCACCCCCGGCAGGATGCGCCGCTGCTGCTCGGGGGTGCCGAACAGCCGCACCGGCTCGGGCACCCCGATCGACTGGTGGGCGCTGAGCAGCACGCTGATCGAGGAGTGCGCCGACGCCGCCAGGGCCAGCGCCCGGTTGTAGTAGACCTGGGAAAGGCCGAGGCCGCCGTAGCGCTCGTCGATCTTGATCCCGAACGCGCCCAGCTCGCCCAGGCCCCGCACGACTTCGTCGGGGATCTTGGCGTCGCGCTCGATCTGCAGCGGGTCGACCGTCTCGCGGAGGAACGCCTCCAGCCGCGCCAGGAAGGCCTCGCCCTTGCGCCGCTCCTGCTCGGTCGGGCGCGGGTGGGGATGGATCAGGTCGAGCCGCAGCCGACCGAGGAACAGCTCCTTGCCGAAGCTCGGCTGCTGCCAGTCCTGCTCGCGCGCCGCCTCGGCGACCTTGCGGGAGTGCTGCTCCGTATGTGCCTGTGTGTCCCGGCTCACCGTACCGCCTCCGTTGCCGGCTGCCCGTTGCTGGTCCTGGACTGATTGTGCCCGTTCGACCAGGCCTTACGCGCGGTCGGTGCTCTCATCGTCCGTCGCCTCACGCCGCGCGGACCTGCAGCCGGCCGCCCAAACTCGCCCTCGATGGCGCGGGCGACGTCGCCGTCGCGTTCCCCAGGGAGCCCAAGCCTCTGACCGCGTGATCTGCCCGTGGTGCGGCTCCGACGAGGTCGAGCGGGTCGGCGAGGTCGGACCGACGGTCATGACATCCCAGTGGCTCTGTGCCGCCTGCGCGAGCCCGTTCGAGCGGATCCGCGGGCGCGGCCGGTCGTGAGCGACCCATCGACGAACTTCCTCACCCGCTACAACGACTTGTCGGTCCAGCGTCGTATGGTCTGCTCGCTGATAACGAGCGATGGAGGAAGGGTGGACCGCTGAAAGCCGATTCTGAACCGCAGTGAGGCAGCAACCGAGTCCGCCGGCGTTGTTGCATTGCGGCGACCAAGGGCAGGCTGGAGCCTCGACCTCCGCCCGATCAGATGGCCATGGCCAGTTCGTCGAATCCCTCCGGCACCCTGCATCAGCCTTGTGTTGCGTCCCTGGAATTCATCTGACGGGCGGCGAGGGCACTATCGGCTGCATCCTCTGGTCGAGCACGGTGAGCAGCTCGCCGGTCAGGTGTCCAGCTCGATCTGCTGGCGTAGCCGGGCGCTGAACGCCTGGATCGTGGGGGCGGCGTCGTAGCGGCACCGGTTGAAGCGTCGATCGACGGCGGCTTGGACGGGCCGGCATGGGCTCCGGCCGGGGCGCCGGTTTGGTCCCGGAGGTGGCCGACCACCCCCAGCGCGGCAGTACGCTTGGTACGACGGGCGCTGGCCGCGAAGGGAGCAGGCGATGCTGCGCGAGACCGACGTGGTAGTGATCGGCGGGGGCGCCACCGGGACGGCCGTGT includes the following:
- a CDS encoding helix-turn-helix domain-containing protein; the encoded protein is MVWSFVYLALRRVFELVMLCFRSAHAKEIEILVLRHELAVLRRQHPRPRLQPKDRALLAALSRLLPRARWSVFLVQPETLLRWHRRMICRRWTYPTTSHGRPAISDEGQQLVVRLARENPRLGYQRIHGELLRLGVRVSASSIRRVLRAHGLDPAPRRTATSWRAFLRQQAAGIMACDFFTVDTVFLQRVYVLFVIELGSPTGAPGRRHRSPDWVVGCPAGPQPGRRPRRPGHRVQIPDPRPGHQVQQGVRRRVALDRH
- a CDS encoding integrase core domain-containing protein; translation: MWRSTGTEVIRTPVQAPNANAVAERWVGSVRRECLDQLLIVGCRQLAGVLRVYVEHYNRHRPHRSLGHMAPVPSVLAEPKGGSILGRLRRRDLLGGLIHEYEPAA
- a CDS encoding acyl-CoA dehydrogenase family protein, whose product is MSRDTQAHTEQHSRKVAEAAREQDWQQPSFGKELFLGRLRLDLIHPHPRPTEQERRKGEAFLARLEAFLRETVDPLQIERDAKIPDEVVRGLGELGAFGIKIDERYGGLGLSQVYYNRALALAASAHSSISVLLSAHQSIGVPEPVRLFGTPEQQRRILPGVARDQVSAFLLTEPDVGSDPARMRTTATPTEDGSAYVLNGSKLWTTNGVIADMLVVMAVVPRSQGHRGGITAFVVDAHTPGITVTHRNQFMGLRGIENGVTVFDNVRVPAADRLGEEGRGLKIALQTLNTGRLSLPAICCAAAKWSLRIARQWCNERVQWGKPIGKHEAVAAKVAFIAGMAYGMESMLELASALADDKRNDIRIEAALTKLYTSEMAWLVADELVQLRGGRGYETATSLAARGERPVGAEQGLRDLRINRVFEGSTEIMHLFIAREAVDQHLSVAGGLIDPETGLGGKARAAASASRFYARWLPQLTVGKGYTPGGFEEFGALATHLRFMERASRRLARSTFYGMARWQGRLDRKQRFLGRIVDIGAELFAISATCVRTQMLLDDQMPEAEGAVELAELFCRGARRRVDRLFHDLWANDDTGDYAAAQRVLRGDYTWLEAGIIDPSGDGPMIPERVAAGQAAQEAAGVQPGDQVKLGASR